In Podospora pseudopauciseta strain CBS 411.78 chromosome 3, whole genome shotgun sequence, one genomic interval encodes:
- a CDS encoding hypothetical protein (EggNog:ENOG503P20P): MATSPQSPPKRPRLSLQITAIANGPSVRTSRRVAAAVDMKSPTAFNTLSNVYATAVDRSTPIQENPPTALLSGRPILRLQTQTQDAAPATATAATAKARHTPYLGPYLDTPLTAQPLSPAIAISREVQFPSAMTATPPLSAQAQDANARVFTFDSTNKPGLPSRHQNQSQQESTAPASSLPSQSLKRRTNTLPANMTPKLPYTHPRSLRSILRNSPLPPLTTNLSPSTGQNISPRRTSLRLQERAARRVAYNSPLEQTITTHKYTRSHIDLLVADDDTTPVSPSVTSDEGDLDSNSTVLDQTMAYSNLTRDGGQTPGPFEEMRRRMADMRASTPTTSSSSALSPTSTGGIRKKGGKRREKKRRWVWTIGQDEDGEESLPSSSSTTPATAVPTLAIPTAGKKHPLAASTTVPVIALPAPRPRGRQTKSTVGTNRMGMAVAPPAITQQQQQQQQQQQQQQQEQQQTREEREPTPIPSSLLPIPHSSPGSWSNSSGYSGYSSDADISMPNQQQQQPYLSIQTTAHHQLSSAMAIEPPTPSVESIASSTQDSVFEHTIGYSSSLRGSISSAGGGNGQDVEMSDSSSFTSVEEQEENNHYTYQGKGRVMVRGEDVEMEEGTPTMTARPVGAPWRVAEGGLIA, translated from the coding sequence ATGGCGACATCACCACAGAGCCCACCAAAGAGACCACGCCTCTCTCTTCAAATCACAGCCATCGCCAATGGCCCCAGTGTACGGAcatcgaggagggtggcggcAGCGGTAGACATGAAATCGCCCACGGCCTTCAACACACTGTCAAACGTCTACGCTACCGCTGTCGACCGCTCAACGCCGATTCAAGAAAACCCGCCAACGGCTCTGCTGAGCGGTAGGCCAATACTGCGgctccaaacccaaacccaagatGCCgcgccagcaacagcaacggcagcaacCGCCAAAGCCAGGCACACCCCCTATTTAGGTCCATATCTCGACACACCTCTCACTGCGCAGCCACTATCccccgccatcgccatcagcCGCGAGGTCCAATTCCCCAGCGCCATGACCGCCACCCCCCCATTATccgcccaagcccaagacgCAAACGCTCGTGTCTTTACCTTTGACAGCACCAATAAGCCCGGTCTCCCATCACGGCATCAAAATCAGTCTCAACAAGAGAGCACCGCTCCAGCTTCATCATTGCCATCACAATCCCTCAAAAGAAGAACCAACACCTTGCCAGCCAACATGACCCCCAAGCTCCCCTACACCCACCCCCGGTCTCTACGGTCCATCCTCCGCAACTCCCCCTTGCCACCATTGACCACCAACCTGTCACCCTCCACAGGGCAGAACATTTCCCCCAGGCGGacctccctccgcctccaagaAAGAGCCGCCAGGCGCGTGGCGTATAACTCACCCCTGGAACAAACGATAACAACCCACAAATACACCCGATCACATATTGATCTCCTAGtagccgacgacgacaccacccccgtcaGCCCCTCCGTCACCTCTGACGAAGGCGACCTTGACAGTAACTCCACAGTCTTGGACCAAACCATGGCTTACTCCAACCTGACCCGCGACGGGGGGCAAACACCGGGTCCGTTTGAGGAAATGCGACGTCGCATGGCCGACATGAGGGCCAGCACACCCActacttcctcctcatcagctTTGTCGCCTACTTCCACAGGCGGCATCAGGAAAAAGggcgggaaaaggagggagaagaagaggaggtgggtcTGGACGATTGGACAGGAcgaagacggggaggagagtctcccttcttcttcatcaaccaccccagcaacagcggTACCAACGCTGGCGATCCCAACAGCAGGGAAAAAGCACCCCCTGGCTGCCTCGACTACCGTCCCTGTGATTGCGCTCCCGGCTCCAAGACCAAGGGGTAGACAAACAAAATCAACAGTCGGCACGAACAGAATGGGGATGGCGGTTGCTCCTCCTGCTAtcacacaacaacaacaacaacaacaacaacaacaacaacaacaacaacaagagcaacaaCAGACccgagaggagagggagccaacccccatcccttcTTCATTGCTGCCCATCCCACATTCAAGCCCGGGTTCTTGGTCCAACTCATCAGGGTACTCGGGGTATTCCTCCGACGCGGATATTTCCATGCCtaaccagcaacaacaacaaccctaCCTCTCCATCCAAACAActgctcatcatcaactaTCCTCTGCAATGGCGATTGAGCCCCCCACTCCCAGCGTGGAATCCATCGCCTCGTCCACCCAAGACAGCGTGTTTGAGCATACAATCGGGTATTCTTCGAGTTTGAGAGGATCGATCAGCTCGGCTGGGGGCGGGAATGGACAGGATGTGGAGATGAGCGATAGTAGTTCTTTTACTTctgtggaggagcaggaggaaaaCAATCATTATACCTACCAAGGGAAGGGGAGAGTcatggtgaggggggaggatgtggagatggaggaggggaccCCGACTATGACTGCTAGGCCGGTGGGTGCGCCGTGGAGGGTGgctgagggggggttgattgcCTAG